CTCTACTGGGTGGTGATGGAGCCCATGATAAGGCATTTCCCACCTGATGTATAAGAGATGCACCAAATGGTTCCCAACAGCCTATACACTCTAAATGACCACAATACTCACAGTGTCTAGGAGGGTGCTTTGTAATAGATGGTCCTAGAATATTGTCAAGCTGGAGctaaaggagagaaacagaaatgagCCAGGCTTCCTGCTCGAAAAGCAGGTCAAGAGTCACAATTTATGGAGGATTTCTATCTGTTCTTCTTCCTATCACCTTCCTCATCCAGAGCTTTGTCTTTGGTCCGACTGGCTGAACATACCTCCTAGTCTAGCATTATCCGGTGTTTTCTTAGAGCTGCCAACCTCTGCTGTACTGAATTAGATTCCCAAACCATTTTTTAAAGTGCTTAATTAAGAAAAGGGGATCAAATGCTCCCACATCCAGAAACAATGGGGGAAAGAGCCAGGAGTCTTTTTAACCAGAATTAGTATTGATCTTTATTGGGATGTCAAGGCACAGCAACCCCATGGGATGAAGACACAACACAGAGCCAAGGCTTCAGGCTTCTTAGACGTGATGCCCTGAGCCTTGATGCTTTGAGGAAGGCACTTCACTGCTTGGGAGATCTTTGGACTTCAGAAAGGTCCTGTATTTGGTCAGAAACTGGCTGCCCAAAGCACTCAGCTCCTGCTGGAGCTCTTTCAGAGCCTTGTCTTGCTCCTGCTGCTCCCCAAACATGTGCTTCTTGTAATAGTTGATGTACAAGTTTACCCAGTCATCAACCACAGTGACCATGTTTTCTTCGGGGATGAGAGGATCAGTAAAgacctgggggggaggggagagaagggagagagttGGTGAGGGAGAATATGGCCAGCCATGTGGAGTGCCCGGTTGGTCTTATAAATGCTCACAACCTCTTTTCTTGGAGTTACACTCCCTCTTTCTAGATATTTGGACCAATGCCACCATTGCCCTTACAGTTTCAAATGAGCCTTCTCTGTCCTTCTAACAcacactctctccatctctgttctTTGAAACAGGACACGAGCTTACCTGCTGATTCAGCAGAACATTAAATTCCCTTATTCCTGTAGCGATCAGATCCTTATTGGTCTGAAAAGGGGCCATCTGTCAGTTTAAGAAAGAAGGAGATTaatcctcttctcccatgcctgaGTAGCCTCCCCAATCCTCTCACCACCACCCCCGCCCCAGTTAACATTCCTTATATCTGAGAGGAATATAAGGAATAGAACCCAAACCCCCTTTCCTAGAGTTTTTGAGCTCTGCTCTGTGCTGAAGTCACATTTCTACCAACATGGGCTCACCTTCAAGTCCGTCAGTGCTGAGCTGGCCTCACCCACACTCTCCAGGGTTTGTGTGTCCTCTGCACTAAGCTAGATGTAGGCAGTCAGGAGTTAGCTTGAGAAGGAAACGCCCCGCACTGAGGTCCTGAAGGAACATGATAAGTCATCCTGGGGTGGAGAAGGTGGGTGGTGAGGAGTTAGAAAGATAGAGATACCAAGGAAAAAAACTAGATAACTGAAGACATAAAATGCAAGCAACAAACCAGAAACACACGCTTGGCCTTTCCTCTACAACCCCAAAACAGTCCGGAAGTTCTAAGGAAACTAACACTTACTGGACCCCATTATATAACGGGCACCTTTTGCATCATATGCAAtgtaaggcattgtctctccAATCCACAGCTGCCATAGTAAGAACAGTTTAGAAGCCCGGCCACCATCCCACATTctagaggcagaggaaggagaatcaAGGTAAATACCAGTCCCAGGATATAGCCAAACAAGAACCTGTTCTCAAAAGCAAAGTTTATGCtacatgtgttcttttatgctggaCACTTTTCCCAAGCATGTATTAAGCATTTATCgttataaaaattcttttagaaaatgTGGGATATATGCATAATGGAGCTttttcagctataaagaaaaatgaaattatgtctTTGCATCAGTGGAACAAAGGTAACTCTGAATACTTGCCACTATCTCCAAATCATGTGTAACATCTAAGTAGTTATGtcctgggctggcaagatggctcagtggtacttgatgccaagcctgatgacctgagttcaacccctgggACCCTcatggtaggaggagagaaaTGATTCCTTCAAGTTATCATTTGATGTCCATATGAACACCATGGTGTATAAGCAtatctctcttacacacacacacacacataaatagcaTGTACCACTTACCAAATGTGACTTAGACGTCTACAGTTTAGCCCTCACCCTCACCTTATCTGGTATGTACTGACATCATTTCCATTtttcagatggagaaactgaaagCCAGAGAAACAAGTAACTCTCTCAAGATCTCACAGTTACAAACCTGCATTCCGAGTAAGTCCCCCTGGTGAATTCATGTACAGAAACTGGCTTCAGGGTTTAGTTCATTCTCAAAAGCTGgcataaaaaaatataatatgaaaggccatggtggtgcatgcctttaatcctagcattggggaggcagaggcaggcggacctcgaagtttgaggccagtctggtctacagagtgagtttcagaacagccagggctacacagaaatcttgtcttgaaaagcaaaaacaaacaaacaaactcaaaaaacaaacacaaaaaacaaacaaagaaaaaatctcaaaggcaaaccaaaacaataaaaacacaatGTTTGTAACCTTCGCAGTTTTCATTCTTCCTGAAAACTCAATTTTTCACAAAAGTGCTAGTGTTTGTCTCAGCCTTAGACTCTGAATGGAGTCAGATATAGTGGCATGGGTTGGAAGGGTGCCCCTAGCTGCAGTTCATGATGAAGCCAGCAGTCCCTGAGAATCACAAGTTTCCAGGGTGGAGTTGATAGCTGGGATCAGAGTTGGGGGCAGTTGTCATTCAAGAATGCCAGGCTAAGgaattatgatattttattttctggtttaaagaaaagaagaagaaggaggaggaggaagaggagaaggagaaggaggagaaggagaagctgctgctgctttggCAAATTCCTATGTTAGGGACAGTTTCCTAAACTaggtgggaaggagaaaggggacaaaGAGAAAGGGGTGAGTTTAGAGGACAAGAAACCCCCTGGCTTAGATTCTCCTCCTCGCTCCATGGAGCTTTCCCCATGAAAagaccttccccccccccaggttATACTGTTTTCTGACACTACTGCAACCTCTTGAGGTTCTTACCCCCAAGGATCCTTAGAGACCTTGTAGAAATAATGTCCTAATTTGGGGAAAGGTAAAGGGCAGAGAAGCCCTTCTCAGGGTGTTAGTGAACCGAGCTGTCTACTTGCTACTTGAAAAACCCAGTGACTGAGGGACAAGTACTGGGGCAAAGAAAAATACTTATTTAGAAAGCCAAGGAAACAAAGAGGCTAATGCCAACAAAAGCTGTCAGCTGTGTGGGAGGGCTTTATAGAGAAGAGAGCAGAGCAGCGAGCAAGAAAGCGCTAACAGCTTGAGgacatttttaaaacaacaacctGAAGGCTGGTGATTTTATGGTGACATCCCAGTGGCCCTAATTTGTTTCATTATTCTTAATTTTGATGTCTTCTGCCTTGGAAGGGAAGAGAAGTAACAAGTTCAAGTCAAATCAACCTTGTTCTGGAGAAAATAGTTCTTAATACAGAATTGAGAAGAAATGTCTGACTGAGAGATTAGGGTAGCAAAGGTCCTCAAGCTGCTGCTGTGACTGGAGCTGGCTCCGGTTTCCCCTCCGTGTCCCAGTCCTTGTGTTCTCTGTGAAGTGAATTCAGAGCGTGGTGCACAAAACAGAGTTTAATGCTTAATGATAAGGGATGAGGGTAAGCAACAGCCAAACAGCCattgtagaggaaaaaaaaaaaacttaaaaaaatttttttacaattttttcattttatatcccgattgtagcccacTCCATCATCTTCCAgtctcacccccaccccagttttcttcccctagtccactgaaagggggagtcctcctcctctgccatctgaccctagcttatcaaaattgcctggatcctcttcctctgtggcctgcaaggctgaatcaccaggggcaagtgatcaaagagcaggcaacctagtccgtgaaagaggcagcccctgctccccttagagtgAGTCCTTTATAACATCATTgttattgcttttgtttgtttcttctgcaTCAAGCTTAGGTTCTAAAAATCGGTTACATTGGAAATCCAAGGGAGTAATACTGGTTGCAACATTGCTCTAAAGGCAGGTTAAGCCAACAGGTTGAGTACACAGCAGGGTAAAAGTCTTAAGTGACCGCAAGGTGAACTATAACTCTGGCTATGAGGTCCTGCAAAAGCTCCAGTCTCTTGGAATGTAAGAGCTATTTCCAGAATATTGTATCACCATAGGGAGCAGGGAACAGAAGCATTCATGCTGATTCCCAAACTCAGCTATCTCCAGCTTTCTGAGGAAACTTCAAGCCCACGTGTATTTTAgcagattttattttacttcgTAATTTAATTTGAGTCGATTTTATCTGGAAGCCGGCAAGCCCTATGGGTTGTCCTACCATCTTTACCCTCAGGTCTGCAGACAAATCATCTCACCGCCTGGCCTAGgactccctcctgagtgctgccatgAAAGCAGTGAGAACCTCAAGGTGATTTTAagtttattaatattatattacTATATTATCATTGTCTATTACTAATAATCAATAGTAGCTCTTTTGCCCATTGCTTTTT
This is a stretch of genomic DNA from Meriones unguiculatus strain TT.TT164.6M chromosome 1, Bangor_MerUng_6.1, whole genome shotgun sequence. It encodes these proteins:
- the Ahsp gene encoding alpha-hemoglobin-stabilizing protein, which produces MAPFQTNKDLIATGIREFNVLLNQQVFTDPLIPEENMVTVVDDWVNLYINYYKKHMFGEQQEQDKALKELQQELSALGSQFLTKYRTFLKSKDLPSSEVPSSKHQGSGHHV